In a single window of the Micromonospora sp. WMMD1155 genome:
- the paaA gene encoding 1,2-phenylacetyl-CoA epoxidase subunit PaaA yields MYGNDFSAPGAPDEGPGGGLLGEVEAAEADLRAAAARGRRGGPTPDEDLAAYFAEVVDAEQKIEPRDWMPDAYRRTLIRQIAQHAHSEIIGMQPEGNWISRAPSLKRKAILLAKVQDEAGHGLYLYAAAETLGISRDELVQLLLDGKQKYSSIFNYPTLSWADVGAIGWLVDGAAIVNQVPLCRCSYGPYARAMIRVCKEESFHQRQGYEILHTLAHGTPGQRAMAQDAVDRWWYPSLAMFGPPDGDSTHSAQSMAWKIKRFSNDDLRQRFVDMCVQQAEILGLRIPDEDLRWNEERQAYDYTQPDYDELMRVISGDGPCNRERIAHRRAAHADGAWVREAAAAYAAKRAGQKETAA; encoded by the coding sequence ATGTATGGCAACGACTTCTCCGCCCCGGGCGCCCCGGACGAGGGGCCCGGCGGAGGCCTGCTGGGCGAGGTCGAGGCCGCCGAGGCCGACCTGCGCGCGGCAGCGGCTCGCGGGCGGCGTGGCGGCCCCACACCCGACGAGGACCTGGCCGCGTACTTCGCCGAGGTCGTCGACGCCGAGCAGAAGATCGAGCCACGGGACTGGATGCCCGACGCGTACCGGCGGACGTTGATCCGGCAGATCGCCCAGCACGCCCACTCCGAGATCATCGGCATGCAGCCGGAGGGCAACTGGATCAGCCGGGCCCCGTCACTCAAGCGCAAGGCCATCCTGCTGGCCAAGGTGCAGGACGAGGCGGGCCACGGTCTCTACCTCTACGCCGCCGCCGAAACCCTCGGCATCAGCCGCGACGAGCTGGTCCAGCTGCTGCTCGACGGAAAGCAGAAATACAGCTCGATCTTCAACTACCCCACCCTGAGCTGGGCCGACGTGGGCGCGATCGGGTGGCTGGTGGACGGCGCGGCGATCGTCAACCAGGTGCCGCTCTGCCGCTGCTCCTACGGCCCGTACGCCCGGGCGATGATCCGGGTCTGCAAGGAGGAGTCGTTCCACCAGCGGCAGGGCTACGAGATCCTGCACACCCTGGCGCACGGCACCCCGGGGCAGCGGGCGATGGCCCAGGACGCGGTGGACCGCTGGTGGTACCCGTCGTTGGCCATGTTCGGCCCGCCGGACGGCGACTCCACCCACTCCGCCCAGTCGATGGCCTGGAAGATCAAGCGCTTCTCCAACGACGACCTGCGTCAGCGTTTCGTCGACATGTGCGTCCAGCAGGCCGAGATCCTCGGGCTGCGCATCCCCGACGAGGACCTGCGCTGGAACGAGGAGCGGCAGGCGTACGACTACACCCAGCCGGACTACGACGAGCTGATGCGGGTGATCTCCGGCGACGGGCCGTGCAACCGGGAACGGATCGCCCACCGCCGGGCCGCGCACGCCGACGGCGCATGGGTACGCGAGGCCGCCGCGGCGTACGCCGCGAAGCGGGCGGGACAGAAGGAGACGGCCGCGTGA